Proteins encoded within one genomic window of uncultured Draconibacterium sp.:
- a CDS encoding dCMP deaminase family protein — translation MCKDEKQRLLDQRYLKMADIWSQNSYCKRRQVGALIVKDKMIISDGYNGTPAGFENICEDEDNKTKPYVLHAEANAITKVAKSGNSSDGATLYVTSSPCLECSKLIIQAGIKRVVFTESYRLEDGINLLKRADIEVKQVDI, via the coding sequence ATGTGTAAAGACGAAAAGCAGAGATTACTTGATCAACGCTACCTGAAAATGGCCGATATATGGTCGCAAAACTCGTACTGTAAACGCCGCCAGGTAGGTGCATTAATAGTAAAAGATAAAATGATTATTTCCGACGGATACAATGGTACGCCGGCAGGATTTGAAAATATATGCGAAGACGAAGACAACAAAACAAAACCTTACGTGCTACACGCAGAGGCCAATGCAATTACAAAGGTTGCCAAGTCGGGAAACAGTAGCGACGGTGCCACGTTGTACGTCACTTCTTCGCCATGTTTAGAGTGTTCGAAATTGATTATTCAGGCCGGAATTAAGCGTGTGGTTTTTACCGAGAGTTACCGCCTGGAGGATGGAATAAATCTGTTAAAACGTGCTGATATTGAAGTAAAGCAGGTTGATATTTAA